A portion of the Suricata suricatta isolate VVHF042 chromosome 11, meerkat_22Aug2017_6uvM2_HiC, whole genome shotgun sequence genome contains these proteins:
- the LOC115272428 gene encoding olfactory receptor 5AS1: protein MLESNYTMPTEFILVGFTEYLPLRVTLFLVFLVVYSLTVVGNMSLIILVHINSSLQTPMYYFLSNLSFLDICYSTAITPKMLMNFLASRKSISPYGCALQMFSFGCLADAECLILAAMAYDRYVAICNPLLYTALMSRRVCICFVVLAYFSGSMTSMVHVCLTFRLSFCGSNIVNHFFCDIPPLLALSCTDTHINELLLFALCGFIQTSTFVVIFISYFCILITVLSIKSSGGRSKAFSTCTSHFIAVSLFYGTLLFMYLRPTTDYSLDTDKVVAVFYTVVFPMFNPIIYSFRNKDVKNTLKKLLERNWTFK, encoded by the coding sequence ATGTTGGAGAGTAATTATACCATGCCAACTGAGTTTATTCTTGTGGGATTCACAGAATATTTACCTCTCAGAGTCACACTATTCTTGGTATTTCTCGTAGTTTATTCACTAACAGTGGTGGGAAATATGAGTTTAATAATCTTAGTTCATATCAATTCAAGCCTTCAAACCcccatgtattattttcttagcaACCTGTCTTTCTTAGACATCTGCTATTCTACAGCAATCACTCCTAAAATGCTGATGAATTTTTTAGCATCCAGGAAAAGTATTTCTCCCTATGGCTGTGCAttacaaatgttttcctttggttGCCTGGCTGATGCTGAGTGCCTCATTCTGGCAGCAATGGCGTATGACCGCTATGTAGCCATCTGTAACCCATTGCTCTACACTGCCCTTATGTCTAGGAGAGTCTGTATCTGCTTCGTTGTGCTGGCATACTTCAGTGGGAGTATGACTTCAATGGTACAtgtctgtctcacattcaggctgTCATTTTGTGGCTCTAATATTGTTAATCATTTCTTCTGTGATATCCCACCTCTTCTGGCTTTATCATGCACAGATACCCATATCAATGAGCTTCTGCTCTTTGCCTTGTGTGGCTTCATCCAGACCAGCACTTTTGTGGTCATATTTATCTCTTACTTCTGTATCCTCATCACTGTTTTGAGCATTAAGTCCTCAGGGGGCAGGAGCAAAGCATTCTCCACTTGTACTTCCCATTTCATAGCGGTCTCTCTGTTTTATGGAACACTTCTGTTTATGTACTTACGTCCCACCACTGACTATTCCCTGGACACTGACAAGGTAGTTGCAGTGTTTTATACAGTTGTCTTTCCCATGTTTAACCCAATAATTTACAGTTTCAGAAACAAGGATGTAAAAAATACCCTCAAAAAGCTATTAGAAAGAAACTGGACTTTCAAATga